The genomic segment AATCCTCCCTATGGGTTTTCCATGGGGAGCTTTTTTTTACCATAATTTCTTATAACTTGCAACTCGGGTTATTATAAGCCTTCTGGCAAGGTCTGCAGATATTATATTTAGGATGAAGCCTACGCTGAACCTTTCCAGCACCCATCAGGTCAAAAAGCTTCTGAGAAGTCTAAAGCTCAACACGGTCTGTGAAGAATCAAGATGCCCCAACATAGGAGAATGCTTTGGCTCTGGCACTGCAACCTTTATGATAATGGGGGATACATGCACACGCTCCTGCACCTTCTGCAACCTCCAGAGGGGAAAACCTCTGCCCCCTGACCCACAGGAGCCATACCATCTTCTTCAGGCTGTAAGGGAGCTGGGGCTCAAGTATGTGGTTTTAACTTCACCCACCAGAGATGACCTGTCAGATGGTGGCGCCTCGCATTTTTATAAATGTATAAGAATGCTCAAGGAAGGCATTCCTGATATAAGGGTGGAGGCTCTCGTGCCGGATTTTAAGGGAAACATGAATTCTCTTGTGGCTGTCCTTTCTGCAAAACCCCATGTGCTTGCCCACAACGTAGAAACAGTCCCGAGACTGTATGAAAAGGTTAGGACTGGCTCAAAGTATGAGAGAAGTTTGGAGATTCTGAAAAGGGCAAAGGAAATAGCCCCCCAAGTGCCGACCAAGTCAGCCCTTGTGCTTGGCTTTGGAGAGGAGTGGGAGGAAATCATTCAGGTTATGAAAGACCTGTTCTCTGCAGGCTGTGAACTTCTTACCATAGGTCAGTATTATCAGCCATCAAGGAGCCACCACCCAGTCATAAAATACTACGCGGAGGAAGAATTCAGGGAGCTTGAGAAGATAGCATACAGCATGGGCTTTAAGAAGGTGGCGAGTGGTGCAAAGGTGAGAAGCTCCTACAGGGCGTGGGAACTATCTCTGCTCCTCTAAAATTTCTTTTTCTATTTCGAAGTAAACATAATAGGCGTTTACCGGGTTGACCTCAAAGAAAACAGAAAGTTGAGAATATTCCGGGTTTAGTCTTAGCATATCCTCGTTAGCCCTGTTTCTTACCTCCTCAACACTGTAACCTTCCTCGTATAACCTTCTTACCACAGACCTTATATCCCTTATGTAATCCCTGGTCCACTCCACCTGTCTGACTATGTTCTCTCTGCCGTATAGAGGCTCGCCATGTCCTGGGAGAAGGATCTCAGGTGAAAGCTCCTTTATTTTTTCAAGACAGAGAAGCCATGTGCGGGAGTTGCCAGAGCCCAGAAAGGGGACACGCCCTCCAAAAACAAGGTCGCCGGCAAAGAGTATTTTCCTCTTGGGCATCCAGACTACAAGGTCTCCATCCGTGTGAGCCCTGCACCAGTGATGTATTTCAAAAATTTCACCACCCATTTTTATTGTCATGCTGCTGGAGGTGGTTATGTCCGGTCCTATAAGTTTTGTGCCTCTAAGAAGTCTTTCTCCAAGAATCTCAAGCCTTGCAGTATGCATTCTTTTGGAGGCATCATCCGCAAGATATTCATCAGACCAGGGATGGGCTATTATGACTGCCCCTGCCTCCTTTAAGGCTCGCACTCCATAAAAATGGTCCGTATGGTAGTGTGTGATAAGAGCGTATCTTACAGGAAGCTTTGTTTTTGTCCTTATGGTCTCCACCAGCTCTCTGCCAAGTGTGTATGTGCTTAAGGCATCTACTACAAACACACCATCCCTTGTTATTACAAAGTAGGCGTTGGATATAAAACCT from the Aquificaceae bacterium genome contains:
- a CDS encoding MBL fold metallo-hydrolase, which codes for MNRLIAFLLLALPLLSLSYPRHVRETLRELAPGVYGVFGTYEQVSRQNRGFISNAYFVITRDGVFVVDALSTYTLGRELVETIRTKTKLPVRYALITHYHTDHFYGVRALKEAGAVIIAHPWSDEYLADDASKRMHTARLEILGERLLRGTKLIGPDITTSSSMTIKMGGEIFEIHHWCRAHTDGDLVVWMPKRKILFAGDLVFGGRVPFLGSGNSRTWLLCLEKIKELSPEILLPGHGEPLYGRENIVRQVEWTRDYIRDIRSVVRRLYEEGYSVEEVRNRANEDMLRLNPEYSQLSVFFEVNPVNAYYVYFEIEKEILEEQR
- the lipA gene encoding lipoyl synthase; this translates as MKPTLNLSSTHQVKKLLRSLKLNTVCEESRCPNIGECFGSGTATFMIMGDTCTRSCTFCNLQRGKPLPPDPQEPYHLLQAVRELGLKYVVLTSPTRDDLSDGGASHFYKCIRMLKEGIPDIRVEALVPDFKGNMNSLVAVLSAKPHVLAHNVETVPRLYEKVRTGSKYERSLEILKRAKEIAPQVPTKSALVLGFGEEWEEIIQVMKDLFSAGCELLTIGQYYQPSRSHHPVIKYYAEEEFRELEKIAYSMGFKKVASGAKVRSSYRAWELSLLL